The sequence GAGGGAAGAGTTCAGGAAGAAGTCCGTGACTGCAGAAGCCTGCATAGGGCAGATTTCAGGACTTGGAGTATACGGCTACAGCCTTGCGCTTTCAGGCCTCAAGCAGTACCTCTCGGAGAGGAAATATCTGCTTGACAGATAGACATATGTAAAATATAATGTATGGAATAGACAACTGAATAAAACTCATCAAGAGAGATGGAGGGACTGGCCCTATGAAATCCGGCAACCTGACTTGCAAGTCGAGGTGCTAAATCCAGCGGTATAGCCGATAGATGAGAAGTGAAAACTCCTTTCGGCGAAAGGAGTTTTTTTGTACAAAATTACAGAAGAGAGAAGGGAAGTATATGCCAATAGTAATACCTAGCGCACTGCCAGCGTACAAGACGCTTACAGACGAGAATATATTCATAATGGGCGCCCAGAGGGCGAAAGAACAGGACATAAGGCCGATAAAGATAGCCATACTGAATTTGATGCCCACCAAGATAGAGACAGAGACTCAGCTTTTAAGGCTGCTTGGAAACACTCCACTTCAGGTGGAGATAACGCTGCTCAGAACAGCTAGCTACGAATCCAAAAACACCGCGAAAGAGCATCTGGGAAGCTTCTACACTACTTTTGACAAGGTTAAAGACAAGCGATTCGACGGCATGATAATAACAGGGGCGCCTGTAGAAAATATGGACTTTGAAGACGTAATATACTGGGAAGAGCTGAAAGAGATAATGGACTTCACAAAGACTAACGTGACATCTACATTCCATATCTGCTGGGGAGCTCAAGCGGGGCTCTATTACCACTACGGAGTGGAGAAGTTCAACCTTCCTAAAAAGCAGTTCGGCATATTCAAGCACAAGACAAACGAGAAAAAGATACAGCTTCTGAGAGGGTTTGACGATGAGTTCTATGCCCCGCATTCAAGGCATACAGGTGTAAAGACAGATATGATACTCCAAAACGGAAGGCTTGAGATATTGGCTCATTCGGAGGCGGCAGGCCCATATC is a genomic window of Andreesenia angusta containing:
- the metA gene encoding homoserine O-acetyltransferase MetA, with protein sequence MPIVIPSALPAYKTLTDENIFIMGAQRAKEQDIRPIKIAILNLMPTKIETETQLLRLLGNTPLQVEITLLRTASYESKNTAKEHLGSFYTTFDKVKDKRFDGMIITGAPVENMDFEDVIYWEELKEIMDFTKTNVTSTFHICWGAQAGLYYHYGVEKFNLPKKQFGIFKHKTNEKKIQLLRGFDDEFYAPHSRHTGVKTDMILQNGRLEILAHSEAAGPYLIMGDDGKHIFATGHSEYDQYTLYGEYMRDFNKGLEVELPENYFPENDTDKAPPVIWRAHSNLLFSNWLNYYVYQQTPFVL